The following coding sequences lie in one Apium graveolens cultivar Ventura chromosome 1, ASM990537v1, whole genome shotgun sequence genomic window:
- the LOC141662404 gene encoding uncharacterized protein LOC141662404 isoform X3, protein MDGGGDDTRDGIDLNSDPDGSGVGLRPLISELESAQDQIEVRIRRLEEVMSRLRQRRTTLLESQSQGPEGSDVVEVENTRGNENEVSNGESGAGSGNVVRSCKRDYSQLVAKALEDVADGKKDDGDGGSLYDCNICLEMAKDPVLTCCGHLFCWPCFYQLEYVDLTAKQCPVCRGDVVDSNVTPIYGSANSSKVSNSSSGVCIPPRPRAYRVESIRQRVSRPVTHVPVAEALRRIRMGIGATTEQLRRHNQASAEQRRQRIFGSTTGADLPPLWMSEEIETSLRNHVTLEQHGQQNLNSLSAGSVTEWEPLWRDAEIGGSRHDNAISTQVTEQSLDTGNAGLVTDMQPSFMTAEIGGSRHDDATNEQLRPQNLERETTGFVTDLQLWMTEGGHRHHNATGEQASQQNIDNATTSFVSDLQPLWMTGETGGSRDNSDIVEQPRQQHIDNTPAGSYTGLEPLSLNAEIGARRRSRSRHIQRLLEARDLLSNSVAVIQTELQSLSSTAETNVAPDASAAVAPSENPETASNASYQGSALRRLPSRRSFRSMQSDSENDVTRDSQRRRMR, encoded by the exons ATGGATGGTGGTGGTGATGATACGAGGGATGGTATTGATTTGAACTCAGATCCTGATGGTTCAGGGGTAGGATTAAGGCCATTAATTAGTGAGTTGGAAAGTGCCCAAGATCAAATTGAGGTTAGGATTCGTCGGCTTGAGGAGGTTATGTCAAGGTTAAGACAACGTAGGACGACGTTGTTGGAATCTCAAAGTCAGGGTCCTGAGGGAAGTGatgtggttgaggttgagaatACGAGGGGGAATGAGAATGAGGTGAGTAATGGGGAAAGTGGAGCTGGTTCGGGTAATGTTGTGAGGAGTTGTAAAAGGGATTATTCACAGTTAGTGGCAAAAGCGTTGGAGGATGTGGCGGATGGTAAGAAGGATGATGGTGATGGTGGGAGCTTATACGATTGTAATATTTGCTTGGAAATGGCGAAAGATCCTGTTTTGACTTGTTGCGGTCATTTGTTTTGTTGGCCTTGCTTTTATCAATTGGAGTATGTTGATTTGACTGCTAAACAATGTCCAGTTTGTAGGGGAGATGTGGTGGATTCGAATGTTACACCTATTTATGGCAGTGCAAACAGTAGTAAGGTGTCCAATTCAAGTTCTGGTGTTTGCATACCTCCTAGGCCTCGGGCTTACAGGGTAGAGAGCATTAGGCAACGTGTGAGTAGGCCTGTCACGCATGTTCCAGTTGCGGAAGCACTTCGTCGAATTAGGATGGGAATTGGTGCTACTACGGAGCAACTTAGGCGACACAATCAAGCCTCTGCAGAGCAGCGAAGACAACGAATCTTTGGTAGTACAACTGGTGCAGATTTGCCGCCGTTATGGATGTCTGAAGAAATAGAAACTAGCTTGCGTAATCACGTAACTTTAGAGCAGCATGGACAGCAAAATCTCAATAGTTTAAGTGCTGGTTCCGTCACAGAGTGGGAACCGTTATGGAGGGATGCAGAAATAGGTGGTAGCCGGCACGATAATGCAATTTCAACACAGGTAACAGAGCAAAGCCTTGATACAGGAAATGCTGGTCTGGTCACAGATATGCAGCCGTCGTTTATGACTGCTGAAATAGGGGGTAGCCGTCATGATGATGCAACTAACGAGCAGCTAAGACCACAAAATCTTGAAAGGGAAACTACTGGTTTTGTGACAGATTTGCAGTTATGGATGACTGAAGGGGGTCATCGGCACCATAATGCAACTGGAGAGCAGGCAAGTCAACAAAACATTGATAACGCTACTACAAGTTTTGTATCAGATTTGCAGCCTTTATGGATGACAGGCGAAACAGGGGGTAGCAGGGACAATAGTGATATTGTAGAGCAGCCAAGACAGCAACATATCGATAATACACCCGCTGGTTCTTACACAGGTTTGGAGCCTCTGTCGCTGAATGCTGAAATAGGGGCTAGACGACGCTCACGTTCCCGTCATATTCAAAGG TTATTGGAGGCCAGGGATCTGCTTAGTAATAGTGTTGCCGTTATACAAACAGAGCTGCAGAGTTTAAGTTCTACTGCTGAGACTAATGTTGCTCCTGATGCTTCTGCTGCTGTTGCTCCCTCAGAGAACCCAGAAACTGCATCAAACGCTTCGTACCAGGGTTCTGCGCTCCGTCGTCTGCCCTCCAGGAGAAGTTTTCGATCTATGCAGTCAGATTCTGAGAATGACGTTACTCGGGATTCCCAAAGGAGGAGAATGAGATAA
- the LOC141662404 gene encoding uncharacterized protein LOC141662404 isoform X2: protein MDGGGDDTRDGIDLNSDPDGSGVGLRPLISELESAQDQIEVRIRRLEEVMSRLRQRRTTLLESQSQGPEGSDVVEVENTRGNENEVSNGESGAGSGNVVRSCKRDYSQLVAKALEDVADGKKDDGDGGSLYDCNICLEMAKDPVLTCCGHLFCWPCFYQLEYVDLTAKQCPVCRGDVVDSNVTPIYGSANSSKVSNSSSGVCIPPRPRAYRVESIRQRVSRPVTHVPVAEALRRIRMGIGATTEQLRRHNQASAEQRRQRIFGSTTGADLPPLWMSEEIETSLRNHVTLEQHGQQNLNSLSAGSVTEWEPLWRDAEIGGSRHDNAISTQVTEQSLDTGNAGLVTDMQPSFMTAEIGGSRHDDATNEQLRPQNLERETTGFVTDLQLWMTEGGHRHHNATGEQASQQNIDNATTSFVSDLQPLWMTGETGGSRDNSDIVEQPRQQHIDNTPAGSYTGLEPLSLNAEIGARRRSRSRHIQRVLSETAASLSSISIALNNTERDLLSNSVAVIQTELQSLSSTAETNVAPDASAAVAPSENPETASNASYQGSALRRLPSRRSFRSMQSDSENDVTRDSQRRRMR from the exons ATGGATGGTGGTGGTGATGATACGAGGGATGGTATTGATTTGAACTCAGATCCTGATGGTTCAGGGGTAGGATTAAGGCCATTAATTAGTGAGTTGGAAAGTGCCCAAGATCAAATTGAGGTTAGGATTCGTCGGCTTGAGGAGGTTATGTCAAGGTTAAGACAACGTAGGACGACGTTGTTGGAATCTCAAAGTCAGGGTCCTGAGGGAAGTGatgtggttgaggttgagaatACGAGGGGGAATGAGAATGAGGTGAGTAATGGGGAAAGTGGAGCTGGTTCGGGTAATGTTGTGAGGAGTTGTAAAAGGGATTATTCACAGTTAGTGGCAAAAGCGTTGGAGGATGTGGCGGATGGTAAGAAGGATGATGGTGATGGTGGGAGCTTATACGATTGTAATATTTGCTTGGAAATGGCGAAAGATCCTGTTTTGACTTGTTGCGGTCATTTGTTTTGTTGGCCTTGCTTTTATCAATTGGAGTATGTTGATTTGACTGCTAAACAATGTCCAGTTTGTAGGGGAGATGTGGTGGATTCGAATGTTACACCTATTTATGGCAGTGCAAACAGTAGTAAGGTGTCCAATTCAAGTTCTGGTGTTTGCATACCTCCTAGGCCTCGGGCTTACAGGGTAGAGAGCATTAGGCAACGTGTGAGTAGGCCTGTCACGCATGTTCCAGTTGCGGAAGCACTTCGTCGAATTAGGATGGGAATTGGTGCTACTACGGAGCAACTTAGGCGACACAATCAAGCCTCTGCAGAGCAGCGAAGACAACGAATCTTTGGTAGTACAACTGGTGCAGATTTGCCGCCGTTATGGATGTCTGAAGAAATAGAAACTAGCTTGCGTAATCACGTAACTTTAGAGCAGCATGGACAGCAAAATCTCAATAGTTTAAGTGCTGGTTCCGTCACAGAGTGGGAACCGTTATGGAGGGATGCAGAAATAGGTGGTAGCCGGCACGATAATGCAATTTCAACACAGGTAACAGAGCAAAGCCTTGATACAGGAAATGCTGGTCTGGTCACAGATATGCAGCCGTCGTTTATGACTGCTGAAATAGGGGGTAGCCGTCATGATGATGCAACTAACGAGCAGCTAAGACCACAAAATCTTGAAAGGGAAACTACTGGTTTTGTGACAGATTTGCAGTTATGGATGACTGAAGGGGGTCATCGGCACCATAATGCAACTGGAGAGCAGGCAAGTCAACAAAACATTGATAACGCTACTACAAGTTTTGTATCAGATTTGCAGCCTTTATGGATGACAGGCGAAACAGGGGGTAGCAGGGACAATAGTGATATTGTAGAGCAGCCAAGACAGCAACATATCGATAATACACCCGCTGGTTCTTACACAGGTTTGGAGCCTCTGTCGCTGAATGCTGAAATAGGGGCTAGACGACGCTCACGTTCCCGTCATATTCAAAGGGTATTATCAGAAACCGCTGCTTCACTTTCTTCAATTTCAATTGCATTGAATAATACTGAAAG GGATCTGCTTAGTAATAGTGTTGCCGTTATACAAACAGAGCTGCAGAGTTTAAGTTCTACTGCTGAGACTAATGTTGCTCCTGATGCTTCTGCTGCTGTTGCTCCCTCAGAGAACCCAGAAACTGCATCAAACGCTTCGTACCAGGGTTCTGCGCTCCGTCGTCTGCCCTCCAGGAGAAGTTTTCGATCTATGCAGTCAGATTCTGAGAATGACGTTACTCGGGATTCCCAAAGGAGGAGAATGAGATAA
- the LOC141662404 gene encoding uncharacterized protein LOC141662404 isoform X1 — protein MDGGGDDTRDGIDLNSDPDGSGVGLRPLISELESAQDQIEVRIRRLEEVMSRLRQRRTTLLESQSQGPEGSDVVEVENTRGNENEVSNGESGAGSGNVVRSCKRDYSQLVAKALEDVADGKKDDGDGGSLYDCNICLEMAKDPVLTCCGHLFCWPCFYQLEYVDLTAKQCPVCRGDVVDSNVTPIYGSANSSKVSNSSSGVCIPPRPRAYRVESIRQRVSRPVTHVPVAEALRRIRMGIGATTEQLRRHNQASAEQRRQRIFGSTTGADLPPLWMSEEIETSLRNHVTLEQHGQQNLNSLSAGSVTEWEPLWRDAEIGGSRHDNAISTQVTEQSLDTGNAGLVTDMQPSFMTAEIGGSRHDDATNEQLRPQNLERETTGFVTDLQLWMTEGGHRHHNATGEQASQQNIDNATTSFVSDLQPLWMTGETGGSRDNSDIVEQPRQQHIDNTPAGSYTGLEPLSLNAEIGARRRSRSRHIQRVLSETAASLSSISIALNNTERLVENLESFIRVLNVQRTDSQLLEARDLLSNSVAVIQTELQSLSSTAETNVAPDASAAVAPSENPETASNASYQGSALRRLPSRRSFRSMQSDSENDVTRDSQRRRMR, from the coding sequence ATGGATGGTGGTGGTGATGATACGAGGGATGGTATTGATTTGAACTCAGATCCTGATGGTTCAGGGGTAGGATTAAGGCCATTAATTAGTGAGTTGGAAAGTGCCCAAGATCAAATTGAGGTTAGGATTCGTCGGCTTGAGGAGGTTATGTCAAGGTTAAGACAACGTAGGACGACGTTGTTGGAATCTCAAAGTCAGGGTCCTGAGGGAAGTGatgtggttgaggttgagaatACGAGGGGGAATGAGAATGAGGTGAGTAATGGGGAAAGTGGAGCTGGTTCGGGTAATGTTGTGAGGAGTTGTAAAAGGGATTATTCACAGTTAGTGGCAAAAGCGTTGGAGGATGTGGCGGATGGTAAGAAGGATGATGGTGATGGTGGGAGCTTATACGATTGTAATATTTGCTTGGAAATGGCGAAAGATCCTGTTTTGACTTGTTGCGGTCATTTGTTTTGTTGGCCTTGCTTTTATCAATTGGAGTATGTTGATTTGACTGCTAAACAATGTCCAGTTTGTAGGGGAGATGTGGTGGATTCGAATGTTACACCTATTTATGGCAGTGCAAACAGTAGTAAGGTGTCCAATTCAAGTTCTGGTGTTTGCATACCTCCTAGGCCTCGGGCTTACAGGGTAGAGAGCATTAGGCAACGTGTGAGTAGGCCTGTCACGCATGTTCCAGTTGCGGAAGCACTTCGTCGAATTAGGATGGGAATTGGTGCTACTACGGAGCAACTTAGGCGACACAATCAAGCCTCTGCAGAGCAGCGAAGACAACGAATCTTTGGTAGTACAACTGGTGCAGATTTGCCGCCGTTATGGATGTCTGAAGAAATAGAAACTAGCTTGCGTAATCACGTAACTTTAGAGCAGCATGGACAGCAAAATCTCAATAGTTTAAGTGCTGGTTCCGTCACAGAGTGGGAACCGTTATGGAGGGATGCAGAAATAGGTGGTAGCCGGCACGATAATGCAATTTCAACACAGGTAACAGAGCAAAGCCTTGATACAGGAAATGCTGGTCTGGTCACAGATATGCAGCCGTCGTTTATGACTGCTGAAATAGGGGGTAGCCGTCATGATGATGCAACTAACGAGCAGCTAAGACCACAAAATCTTGAAAGGGAAACTACTGGTTTTGTGACAGATTTGCAGTTATGGATGACTGAAGGGGGTCATCGGCACCATAATGCAACTGGAGAGCAGGCAAGTCAACAAAACATTGATAACGCTACTACAAGTTTTGTATCAGATTTGCAGCCTTTATGGATGACAGGCGAAACAGGGGGTAGCAGGGACAATAGTGATATTGTAGAGCAGCCAAGACAGCAACATATCGATAATACACCCGCTGGTTCTTACACAGGTTTGGAGCCTCTGTCGCTGAATGCTGAAATAGGGGCTAGACGACGCTCACGTTCCCGTCATATTCAAAGGGTATTATCAGAAACCGCTGCTTCACTTTCTTCAATTTCAATTGCATTGAATAATACTGAAAGGTTAGTAGAGAACCTTGAATCTTTTATACGTGTCCTTAACGTGCAAAGAACTGATTCACAGTTATTGGAGGCCAGGGATCTGCTTAGTAATAGTGTTGCCGTTATACAAACAGAGCTGCAGAGTTTAAGTTCTACTGCTGAGACTAATGTTGCTCCTGATGCTTCTGCTGCTGTTGCTCCCTCAGAGAACCCAGAAACTGCATCAAACGCTTCGTACCAGGGTTCTGCGCTCCGTCGTCTGCCCTCCAGGAGAAGTTTTCGATCTATGCAGTCAGATTCTGAGAATGACGTTACTCGGGATTCCCAAAGGAGGAGAATGAGATAA